A section of the Bradyrhizobium oligotrophicum S58 genome encodes:
- a CDS encoding aromatic ring-hydroxylating dioxygenase subunit alpha, producing the protein MMSQEQNDLITRIGPTAPAGKLMRMYWQPAALADELVGERPVRAVKLLGQHFVLFKDEQGRYGLLDRDCPHRGADLAFGRLEQGGLRCSFHGWLFDVEGQCLETPAEPPGSPLCKNIRQRSYPVVEKGGILWAWLGDGAAPAFPDLDCFTAPDTYTFAFKGLIECNWLQALEVGIDPAHASFLHRFFEDEDTSTAYGKQFRGASADSELPMTKVLREYDRPIINVERTEYGLRIIALREIDAERTHVRVTNQLFPHAFVIPMSTEMTITQWHVPVDDETCYWYAIFTSYGAPVDRAKMREQRLELYELPEYRSRKNKSNDYGFDPREQATATYTGMGNDINVHDQWAVESMGRIQDRTREHLGQSDKAIIQYRRLLREQIEKVAGGEPPMLFLDPAEARSVQGPATMDGIGPTRGWETYWMEVDVRRRRNAPWAAPVPADIVRLAPHLSAAE; encoded by the coding sequence ATGATGAGCCAGGAGCAGAATGACCTGATCACGCGCATCGGACCCACCGCACCTGCCGGTAAACTAATGAGGATGTACTGGCAGCCGGCGGCGCTGGCCGATGAGCTCGTGGGCGAACGGCCGGTTCGCGCGGTCAAGCTGCTTGGCCAGCACTTCGTTCTCTTCAAGGATGAGCAGGGGCGCTACGGACTACTTGACCGCGACTGTCCGCATCGCGGCGCCGATCTCGCCTTCGGGCGCCTCGAACAGGGAGGTCTGCGCTGCTCGTTTCATGGGTGGCTGTTCGATGTCGAGGGACAGTGCCTCGAGACACCGGCCGAGCCGCCGGGCTCTCCGCTCTGCAAGAACATCCGGCAGCGCTCTTATCCCGTGGTCGAGAAGGGTGGCATCCTCTGGGCCTGGCTCGGCGACGGCGCAGCGCCGGCGTTCCCGGATCTCGACTGCTTCACCGCGCCCGACACCTACACCTTCGCCTTCAAGGGCCTGATCGAGTGCAACTGGCTGCAGGCGCTGGAGGTCGGCATCGATCCCGCGCATGCCTCGTTCCTGCATCGCTTCTTCGAGGACGAGGACACGTCGACGGCCTATGGCAAGCAGTTCCGCGGCGCTTCCGCCGACAGCGAGCTTCCGATGACCAAGGTGCTGCGCGAATATGATCGCCCGATCATCAATGTCGAGCGCACCGAATACGGCCTGCGCATCATCGCGCTACGCGAGATCGATGCCGAGCGCACCCATGTGCGCGTCACCAATCAGCTATTCCCGCACGCCTTCGTGATCCCGATGAGCACGGAGATGACGATCACGCAGTGGCACGTGCCCGTCGATGACGAGACCTGCTACTGGTACGCGATCTTCACCAGCTACGGCGCGCCCGTCGACCGGGCCAAGATGCGGGAGCAGCGGCTCGAGCTCTATGAACTGCCCGAATATCGCTCGCGCAAGAACAAGAGCAACGATTACGGCTTCGATCCGCGGGAGCAGGCGACGGCGACCTACACCGGCATGGGCAACGACATCAACGTGCACGACCAGTGGGCGGTGGAATCGATGGGCCGGATCCAGGACCGCACCCGCGAACATCTCGGGCAATCGGACAAGGCCATCATCCAATATCGCCGGCTGCTGCGCGAGCAGATCGAGAAGGTCGCAGGCGGCGAGCCGCCGATGCTGTTCCTCGATCCGGCCGAGGCGCGCAGCGTGCAGGGCCCGGCGACGATGGACGGCATCGGCCCGACGCGCGGCTGGGAGACCTATTGGATGGAAGTCGACGTCCGCCGCCGTCGCAACGCCCCCTGGGCAGCACCGGTGCCAGCAGATATCGTGCGCCTGGCGCCGCATCTGAGCGCTGCGGAGTGA
- a CDS encoding TetR/AcrR family transcriptional regulator produces the protein METKPQERLRKPRADAQRNRERVLEAAKAVFSVGGAEASLEAVARQAGVGIGTLYRHFPTREDLFEAVYRREVEQLAELAEELKSEPSPVEALRRWLRSTVQFVATKKGMMAALAIVMTANSELAAYSHGHLTRSIGALLARAVEAGEIRNDISADDVLRALIGMCYMHDQTGWQQSVLRLLDVFVDGLRVGKGRE, from the coding sequence ATGGAGACGAAACCACAAGAGCGGCTGCGCAAGCCGCGCGCCGATGCGCAGCGAAACCGCGAGCGCGTGCTGGAGGCGGCCAAGGCGGTGTTCAGCGTCGGCGGCGCCGAAGCGAGCCTGGAAGCGGTCGCCCGACAGGCGGGCGTCGGCATCGGCACGCTCTATCGCCATTTCCCGACCCGCGAGGATCTGTTCGAGGCGGTGTATCGCCGCGAGGTCGAGCAGCTCGCCGAGCTGGCCGAGGAGCTGAAGAGCGAGCCGTCCCCGGTCGAGGCGCTCCGGCGCTGGCTGCGCTCGACGGTGCAGTTCGTCGCGACCAAGAAGGGCATGATGGCCGCGCTCGCGATCGTCATGACCGCGAACTCCGAGCTTGCGGCGTATTCGCACGGCCATCTCACCCGCTCCATCGGCGCGCTGCTCGCCCGCGCCGTCGAGGCCGGCGAGATCCGCAACGACATCAGCGCCGACGACGTCCTGCGCGCGCTGATCGGCATGTGCTACATGCACGACCAGACCGGCTGGCAGCAGAGCGTGCTGCGGCTGCTGGATGTGTTCGTCGATGGGTTGAGGGTGGGGAAGGGGCGGGAGTGA
- a CDS encoding IclR family transcriptional regulator domain-containing protein, whose product MPKLKRTDEEKKQARGDGPEFVEALDRGLRVIQAFSREGRPMTLSKAAELTGLARATVRRILLTLKASGLVHGDDRLFSLTPRVLLLASSYLASNQINSVMQPLMDATATEAREVCSLAVLDGDEVVFIARATPTRMFSTGLEIGYRLPAFCTSVGRALLSRMPDDQLGEAIARMSVTAMTSTTVTDKQALLETIIAARSDGYSLVDGEAEHGFRSISVPIRRYDGGIVAAANIGGHVDRIGVDEMKERFLPLLQKLAATVQPLLV is encoded by the coding sequence ATGCCGAAACTAAAGCGGACTGATGAGGAGAAGAAGCAGGCTCGGGGCGACGGTCCTGAGTTCGTCGAAGCGCTCGATCGCGGCTTGAGGGTGATACAAGCCTTCAGCCGCGAGGGTCGGCCAATGACGCTGAGCAAGGCCGCCGAACTCACCGGCCTTGCCCGCGCCACCGTGCGCCGCATCCTGCTGACGCTGAAAGCGTCCGGCCTGGTCCACGGCGACGACCGGCTGTTCTCGCTGACGCCGCGCGTCCTGCTGCTCGCTTCCAGCTACCTGGCCTCGAACCAGATCAACAGCGTGATGCAGCCCCTGATGGACGCGACGGCCACCGAGGCCCGCGAGGTCTGCTCACTGGCGGTCCTGGACGGCGACGAGGTCGTCTTCATCGCGCGGGCCACGCCGACGCGGATGTTCTCCACCGGGCTCGAGATCGGCTACCGGCTGCCGGCGTTCTGCACCTCCGTCGGGCGGGCACTGCTGAGCCGGATGCCTGACGATCAGCTGGGCGAGGCCATCGCGCGCATGTCCGTGACCGCGATGACGTCGACTACGGTGACGGACAAGCAGGCACTGCTCGAAACGATCATCGCGGCGCGCAGTGACGGATATTCGCTGGTCGACGGCGAAGCCGAGCACGGCTTCCGCTCGATCTCCGTGCCGATCCGCCGCTACGATGGCGGCATCGTCGCCGCCGCCAATATCGGCGGCCATGTCGATCGCATCGGGGTCGACGAGATGAAGGAGCGCTTCCTGCCGCTGCTGCAGAAGCTGGCAGCTACGGTCCAGCCGCTTCTGGTGTGA
- a CDS encoding glutamine synthetase family protein, which produces MSFVDKHQLWTAEQAEAAVRMRRLAEEHGLTTIRFSFPDQHGILRGKTLTVDAALSSLEDGCSITTTLLAKDTSHRTVFPVFTAGGGFGMAEMQGGSDALMVADPTTFRVLPWAPGTGWVLCDLYFANGVPVPFATRNLYRSALATLDQRGYQFMAGLEVECHIFKVEDPRLAPGDAGMPGQPGVPPTVSLLTQGYQYLTEQRFDQMEPALEIIRANLVALGLPLRSIELEYGPSQCEFVLQPALGLAPADTMVLFRSAVKQIAQRHGYHATFMCRPRIPNAMSSGWHLHQSLVARDGSNAFMTDDAEGLSALGRHYMAGLLAHARAAAVFSTPTINGYRRYRAYSLAPDRAIWGRDNRGVMIRVLGGPGDRATRLENRIGEPAANPYLYMASQIAAGLDGVDRKLDPGPSADVPYETKASLLPKSLSEAVDALKQDAFFREAFGATFIDYYTFLKTAEIERFQAEVSDWEQREYFEMF; this is translated from the coding sequence TTGAGTTTCGTCGACAAGCATCAGCTGTGGACCGCCGAACAGGCCGAGGCCGCAGTCCGCATGCGCCGCCTTGCCGAGGAGCACGGCCTCACCACCATCCGCTTTTCGTTTCCGGACCAGCACGGCATCCTGCGCGGCAAGACGCTGACCGTCGACGCCGCCTTGTCGTCGCTGGAGGACGGCTGCTCGATCACGACGACCTTGCTCGCCAAGGATACCTCGCACCGCACCGTGTTTCCGGTGTTCACCGCGGGTGGCGGCTTCGGCATGGCCGAGATGCAGGGCGGCAGCGATGCGCTGATGGTCGCCGATCCCACCACGTTTCGCGTGCTGCCATGGGCGCCAGGCACCGGCTGGGTGCTGTGCGATCTGTATTTCGCCAACGGCGTGCCGGTCCCATTCGCCACGCGCAATCTCTACCGCTCGGCATTGGCGACGCTCGATCAGCGCGGCTATCAGTTCATGGCCGGCCTCGAAGTCGAATGCCACATCTTCAAGGTCGAGGATCCCAGGCTCGCGCCTGGTGACGCCGGCATGCCCGGGCAGCCCGGCGTGCCGCCCACGGTCAGCCTGCTGACCCAGGGCTATCAGTATCTCACCGAGCAGCGCTTCGATCAGATGGAGCCGGCGCTCGAGATCATCAGGGCGAACCTCGTCGCGCTGGGTCTGCCGCTGCGCTCGATCGAGCTCGAATATGGGCCGAGCCAGTGCGAGTTCGTGCTGCAGCCGGCGCTCGGGCTGGCGCCCGCCGATACGATGGTGCTGTTTCGCAGCGCCGTGAAGCAGATCGCGCAGCGGCACGGTTATCATGCCACCTTCATGTGCCGCCCACGCATCCCGAACGCGATGTCGTCCGGCTGGCATCTGCATCAGTCGCTGGTCGCGCGCGACGGCAGTAACGCCTTCATGACGGACGACGCCGAAGGTCTGTCAGCGCTCGGCCGCCACTACATGGCGGGCCTGCTCGCGCATGCGCGCGCCGCCGCGGTGTTCTCGACCCCGACCATCAACGGCTACCGGCGCTACCGCGCCTACTCGCTGGCGCCGGACCGCGCGATCTGGGGCCGCGACAACCGCGGCGTCATGATCCGCGTGCTCGGCGGTCCCGGCGATCGCGCCACGCGTTTGGAGAACCGCATCGGCGAGCCCGCCGCCAATCCCTATCTCTACATGGCCTCGCAGATCGCAGCCGGCCTCGACGGCGTCGACCGCAAGCTCGATCCCGGCCCGTCGGCCGACGTGCCCTATGAGACCAAGGCGAGTCTGCTGCCGAAATCGCTCAGCGAGGCGGTCGATGCGCTGAAGCAGGACGCGTTCTTCCGCGAAGCCTTCGGCGCCACCTTCATCGACTACTACACCTTCCTCAAGACAGCCGAGATCGAACGCTTCCAGGCGGAAGTCTCCGACTGGGAGCAGCGCGAATATTTCGAGATGTTTTGA
- a CDS encoding (2Fe-2S)-binding protein: MNWTVRLTINGEPRTLALDDPRVTLLDLLRERLHLTGTKKGCDRGQCGACTVLVDGRRINSCLTLAVSLDGAAVTTIEGLAQGDQLHPVQEAFIAHDALQCGFCTPGQIMSAVGLINEGQAGADPERVREGMSGNLCRCSAYVGIVEAVLDAQATLTDKTERAA; encoded by the coding sequence ATGAATTGGACTGTCAGACTCACCATCAACGGTGAGCCGCGAACGCTTGCGCTCGACGACCCCAGGGTCACCCTGCTCGACCTGCTGCGCGAGCGCCTCCACCTCACCGGCACCAAGAAAGGCTGCGATCGCGGCCAGTGCGGCGCCTGCACCGTGCTCGTCGACGGCCGCCGCATCAACTCCTGCCTGACGCTTGCCGTAAGCCTGGACGGCGCTGCGGTCACCACCATCGAAGGACTTGCCCAGGGCGACCAGCTGCACCCGGTGCAGGAGGCGTTCATCGCCCACGACGCCCTGCAATGCGGCTTCTGCACGCCGGGCCAGATCATGAGCGCGGTCGGCCTGATCAATGAAGGCCAGGCCGGCGCTGATCCCGAGCGCGTGCGCGAAGGCATGAGCGGCAATCTGTGCCGCTGCAGCGCCTATGTGGGGATCGTCGAGGCGGTGCTCGACGCGCAGGCGACGCTTACCGACAAGACGGAGCGCGCGGCATGA
- a CDS encoding alpha/beta fold hydrolase, which yields MTDALPLVLVPGLISSPRIYAPVIPALWRLGPVMVANHVRDDSMAAIARRILSEAPPRFALAGHSMGGYIAFEIMRQAPERVARLALINTQARADTPEASARRRTMITRAKDGDYHGVVDELFSGFVHPSRQDDPRLLQLVHDMAEEVGVIGFIRQLTAIMSRPDSRPTLTAIRCPTLVLTGDTDNTIPNTLSKEMADGIDGSWLVVLENCGHLPQPEQPEETAQAMMEWLRG from the coding sequence ATGACTGATGCGCTGCCGCTCGTGCTGGTGCCCGGACTGATCTCGTCGCCCCGCATCTATGCGCCCGTGATCCCCGCACTGTGGCGGCTCGGACCCGTGATGGTCGCCAACCATGTCCGCGACGACAGCATGGCAGCGATCGCACGCCGGATCCTCTCCGAGGCGCCGCCGCGCTTCGCGCTCGCGGGACATTCGATGGGCGGCTACATCGCCTTCGAGATCATGCGACAGGCGCCGGAGCGGGTGGCGCGGCTGGCGCTGATCAACACCCAGGCGCGGGCCGATACGCCAGAGGCGAGCGCGCGGCGCCGCACCATGATCACGCGCGCGAAGGACGGCGACTATCACGGCGTGGTCGACGAGCTGTTCTCGGGCTTCGTCCATCCGTCGCGCCAGGATGATCCGCGGCTGCTCCAGCTGGTCCACGACATGGCCGAGGAGGTCGGCGTCATCGGCTTCATCCGGCAGCTGACGGCGATCATGTCGCGCCCGGACTCGCGGCCGACGCTGACCGCGATCCGCTGCCCGACCCTGGTGCTGACCGGCGACACGGACAACACCATTCCGAACACCCTGTCCAAGGAGATGGCCGACGGCATCGACGGCAGCTGGCTGGTCGTGCTGGAGAATTGCGGCCACCTGCCGCAGCCCGAGCAGCCGGAGGAAACGGCGCAGGCCATGATGGAGTGGCTCAGGGGGTGA